In Gossypium arboreum isolate Shixiya-1 chromosome 6, ASM2569848v2, whole genome shotgun sequence, the following are encoded in one genomic region:
- the LOC108483923 gene encoding endo-1,4-beta-xylanase 1-like gives MKGLPICCFISRQHKHPFKRSEETMENPQLMSNNGCSENLNQAANIIVNHDFSNGLHSWHTNCCNGFVVSAECGDRGKPSSSSRSGGNYAVVTNRTKCWQGLEQDITSRVLPGSTYLVSACVGVSGPLSGSTDVLATLKLENHGSATSYMLIGKTSVSKEKWEIVEGTFSLLAVPERLVFYLEGPSPGVELLIDSVVISCPSSSKSESASIGAGDDNIIINPKFEDGLNNWSGRGCKVALHDSMADGKIVPQSGKAFASATERTQNWNGIQQEITGRVQRKLAYSVAAVVRIFGNNVTTATVQATLWVQTPGRNDQYVGIANVQATDKDWVQLQGKFLLNGSPSRVVIYLEGPPSGTDLLVNSLVVKHAEKIPPSPAPVIENPDFGANIITNSQLDDSTNGWFPLGNCNLSVGSGSPHILPPMARASLGVHEPLSGRYIHVKNRTQTWMGPAQMITDKVKLFLTYQVSAWVRIGSGANGPQNVNVALGVDNQWVNGGQVEINDDRWHEIGGSFRIEKQPSKVMVYIQGPGAGVDLMVAGVQIFPVNREARFKYLRHQADKIRKRDVVLKFSGAGSSGLSGTNVKVVQTQNSFPIGSCMSRTNIDNEDFVNFFVKNFNWAVFGNELKWYWTEPQQGNLNYKDADDMVALCQKHNVETRGHCIFWEVQATVQQWIQALNKDDLMKAVQNRLTNLLTRYKGKFKHYDVNNEMLHGSYYQDRLGKDIRANMFKTANQLDPSATLFVNDYHVEDGCDTRSCPERYIEHILDLQEQGAPVGGIGIQGHIDNPVGPVVCTALDKLGILGLPIWFTELDVSSINEHVRGEDLEVMLREAFAHPAVEGVMLWGFWELFMSRDNAHLVNAEGEVNETGKRFLALKHEWLSHARGQVDVKGQFNFRGFHGKYAVEIDTPSKKIVKTFVVDKGDTPLVVPVEL, from the exons ATGAAGGGTCTTCCCATTTGCTGCTTCATTAGTCGACAACATAAGCATCCCTTCAAG AGATCCGAAGAAACCATGGAGAACCCACAATTGATGTCTAACAATGGCTGCTCTGAG aATTTGAACCAAGCTGCTAATATAATAGTGAATCATGATTTTTCCAATGGACTGCACTCTTGGCATACAAATTGTTGCAACGGCTTTGTTGTTTCGGCCGAGTGTGGTGACCGAGGCAAACCGTCGTCATCATCGAGGTCTGGTGGTAATTATGCAGTTGTCACGAATCGAACCAAATGTTGGCAGGGTTTGGAACAAGATATCACGAGCAGAGTTTTGCCGGGTTCTACGTACTTGGTTTCTGCTTGTGTTGGAGTGTCAGGACCACTTTCAGGGTCTACTGATGTGTTGGCGACTTTGAAGCTTGAAAACCATGGCTCGGCTACTAGCTATATGTTAATTGGAAA AACCTCTGTGTCAAAGGAGAAGTGGGAAATTGTTGAAGGTACGTTCTCGTTATTGGCCGTGCCTGAACGGCTTGTATTTTATCTGGAAGGGCCTTCTCCCGGTGTTGAGTTGCTTATCGATTCGGTGGTTATTAGCTGTCCTAGTTCAAGCAAATCCGAG agtGCAAGCATAGGAGCTGGAGACGATAACATCATCATAAACCCGAAATTCGAAGATGGCCTCAATAACTGGTCCGGAAGAGGCTGCAAGGTTGCTTTACATGATTCTATGGCAGATGGGAAGATAGTTCCGCAATCCGGGAAAGCTTTTGCTTCTGCAACTGAGCGTACGCAGAACTGGAATGGAATCCAGCAGGAGATCACTGGAAGAGTGCAACGAAAGCTTGCTTATAGTGTAGCAGCTGTAGTACGGATATTTGGTAACAATGTCACTACCGCTACTGTACAAGCCACACTATGGGTCCAAACACCAGGTCGCAATGATCAGTACGTCGGAATTGCCAA TGTGCAGGCAACCGACAAGGATTGGGTGCAATTGCAAGGAAAGTTCCTTCTAAATGGTTCCCCATCGAGAGTAGTCATCTATTTAGAAGGTCCACCTTCTGGTACCGACCTTCTCGTCAATTCCTTAGTCGTAAAGCATGCTGAGAAAATCCCTCCTTCACCTGCGCCAGTTATTGAG AATCCTGATTTCGGAGCTAATATAATTACAAATAGCCAACTGGATGACAGTACGAATGGATGGTTTCCTCTTGGCAACTGCAATTTGAGTGTCGGGTCAGGCTCGCCACATATACTCCCTCCAATGGCCAGAGCTTCCCTTGGCGTTCATGAACCTTTAAGTGGCCGTTATATCCATGTGAAAAACCGCACGCAAACTTGGATGGGCCCAGCTCAGATGATCACCGATAAGGTGAAACTTTTCTTGACATACCAAGTATCAGCTTGGGTTCGAATTGGTTCCGGAGCAAATGGTCCTCAAAACGTAAACGTTGCTCTCGGTGTGGACAACCAGTGGGTTAATGGTGGACAAGTTGAGATTAACGATGATAGATGGCACGAAATTGGTGGTTCCTTTAGAATCGAGAAGCAACCATCCAAGGTTATGGTTTATATCCAAGGTCCAGGTGCAGGTGTCGATTTAATGGTCGCTGGAGTTCAGATTTTCCCAGTTAATCGAGAAGCAAGGTTCAAATATCTGAGGCATCAAGCTGATAAG ATCCGAAAGCGTGACGTTGTCCTCAAATTCTCGGGAGCTGGTTCTAGCGGTTTGTCGGGGACCAATGTGAAAGTCGTGCAAACACAAAACAGTTTTCCTATTGGGTCGTGCATGAGCAGAACGAATATAGACAACGAAGATTTCGTTAATTTCTTTGTGAAAAACTTCAACTGGGCAGTGTTCGGGAATGAATTGAAGTGGTATTGGACCGAACCGCAACAAGGAAACTTAAACTACAAAGATGCCGATGATATGGTGGCTTTGTGCCAAAAACACAACGTAGAAACCCGAGGTCATTGTATCTTCTGGGAAGTACAAGCCACGGTCCAACAATGGATTCAAGCATTAAACAAAGACGACTTAATGAAAGCTGTTCAAAACCGTTTAACCAACCTTCTCACCCGTTACAAAGGTAAGTTCAAACACTACGATGTGAACAATGAGATGTTGCACGGATCGTATTATCAAGACAGATTAGGCAAAGATATACGAGCAAACATGTTTAAGACTGCAAATCAGCTTGATCCATCTGCCACATTATTCGTGAATGATTATCATGTTGAAGACGGTTGTGACACTAGATCATGCCCTGAAAGGTATATTGAACACATTCTTGATTTGCAAGAACAAGGTGCACCCGTTGGAGGAATTGGAATTCAAGGACATATAGATAACCCTGTAGGACCAGTTGTGTGTACTGCTCTTGATAAGTTAGGCATTCTCGGCCTTCCTATCTGGTTTACGGAGCTCGATGTGTCTTCAATCAACGAACACGTGAGAGGGGAAGATTTAGAAGTTATGCTTAGAGAAGCTTTCGCACATCCGGCCGTGGAGGGTGTAATGCTGTGGGGATTTTGGGAACTGTTCATGAGCCGGGATAACGCACACTTGGTGAATGCCGAAGGCGAAGTTAATGAAACCGGTAAAAGGTTTCTTGCTCTTAAACACGAGTGGTTGTCTCATGCTCGTGGACAAGTAGATGTAAAAGGACAATTCAATTTCCGAGGCTTTCATGGGAAGTACGCCGTGGAAATCGATACTCCCTCTAAGAAGATCGTGAAAACTTTTGTCGTCGACAAGGGTGATACGCCACTGGTTGTTCCCGTTGAATTATAA